TTGATTTTGCTTCTTCTTTCACCTTTTCTTCCTTGCTCTCTTCCTTGTTTTCTGCTTCTTTTTTCTCTTCCTCTGTAGATTCAAAAGCTGCCCAAGGATCTTCCTCGGCATCCTCATCATAGTCCTTTTTCCTCTTAAAAACAAGAGGTTTCTTTAAATCTTCAGATTCTTCAGTTTTCTTTTCTTCCTCTGCTTTGCTTTCTTCTTTGACCTCTTCTTTTTTCTCATCTTTTTTGCTATCCTCATCACCTTTCTTAGGCTCTTCCTCTTTACTTTCCTCTTTAACTTCTTCTTCATTTGTTTCAAAAGCTGCCCATGGGTCTTCCTCTTCATCTTCATCATAGTCTTTTTTCATCTTAAACACCAAAGGCTTTTTTATATCAGAAGCTGTTTCAGCTTTTTCTTCCTCTTTTTTACCTTTAGTTTCTTTATCgtcttctttcttttcttctgTTTTAGTTTCTTTTTCCTTGTCATCTTTCTTGGCTTCCTCTTCCTTAGCTTCATCTTTTGTTTCTTCTTCTGTTGTTTCGAAAGCTGCCCAAGGATCTTCATCTTCGGCCTCATCAtaatcttttttcattttgaacactAGTGGTTTGTCTTTCTTCTCTTCTTCaactttttcttctttcttttcttcctCTTTCTTCTCTGCATCCTTCTTAGCATCAGTTTCATCCTTCTTTACATCCTCTTTCTTTTCTTCTTCCTTCTTTCTATCTTCCTCAGCAACTTCTTCTATAGTTTTGTCTTTGTCTTCAGTTTCTTTCTCTCCTTCATCTGCCTTTAGTTTTTCTTCATCCTCCTGAAATAACAAAATTCGTGCTACAGATCAGTTTGATTATAGTGTGAACAGTaataatgtttaacaaataatttcTGAACTTAGTTTGAAAAAGATGTAATCATCTCTCACTtattttgtcactgaaagaagaacaagagctcatagaacacgaaatgccccccttgatgcattcagtaaatgcacaagggacagaaattattaggtcactgtgcacaaaagttctacggttcttggtcaaagtgaccttgacctttgacctattgacctcaaaatcaataggggtcgtctgctggtcatgatcaacctccctattaagtttcgtgatcctaggcccaagcattctcaagttatcatccagacacattttaactgttccaggtcactgtgaccttgacctttcacctactgacctcaaaatctttaggggtcatttgctggtcaggaccaacctcccttttaacttttgtgatcctaggtccaagtgttcttgagttatcatccggaaaccattaaactgttcctggtcactgtgaccttgaccttagacctactgacctcgaaatcaataggggtcatctgctggtcatgaccagcctccctatcaactttcatgaatctaggcccaagtgttcttgagttatcatccggaaaccatttaactgttctaggtcactgtgaccttgacctttgacctactgatctcaaaatctataggggtcatctgctggttatgaccaaccatcctatcaactttcatgatcctaggcccaagcgttcttgagttatcatccagaaacggactggtctacatacagactgacagaccaaccaCCAACGACAGACCGACagctgcaaaacaatatacccgaAGGGtatcttcgaaggggggcataaaaatataccCAGTACAGTTCATTTCATTGTTCTCAACACTATTAAGGTTTGTTTGTATTAACTATAGATATGTAGTGTTACATAATGGTACAAAAATATGTAAGTGCACGCTATATGTCAATTAATCTACAACACAACCAAACATATTCGAAATACATTAAACATGAATAAAGTGTTAGTTAAGTATGTGTTAATGGCACAAATACACAAATACAGTTCCTCAAAATGTTCTTTAACTAATTAATTAACACAACATATTTTCTTGCTCATACAGTCACACATAAGTTTTGTTAGtatttaatcaacttctttttgTTATATTAACTTGTAACAATACTTACTTTGTTGCACTTTTCAACACATGCAGGTTGTTCAATGGTAAACACACGCACGGAACATCTGGCTCATGCACGAAACCAGTATATCATGCAGAATattctatttgcaaaaatgttttccatACTAATTAACTTCATACCTATAACGTATACTAGTATCTGATAAATGGAATAGTGTCCAAATGTTTGAACAAATCCCAACCTAAAGCTGAGCTTAAGTAATTGTTTTTTCTAAAATCTTTCCATTACACTTATCTTCTATGATCTTGGAAGGGCCCATTTTTTGACTTTAACACGACCAACACATTGGGcttaaaaagttaattttttctaactaaatgcaaaattttggtaaaatcatttataatattttgtattcaAAGAGTCTAAACTTTGGAAGCTGAGGTTTACAAGTGGGAgattttttactgattttaaacCTTGAACTTACTGGGGAGTGCTTTAATGTCACTGGTACAATCAATGCAGAAAAATAATCCTGCTAATTGTATAAGATATCCAGTACTTGGTTGTACTTGAGGAACTGGTAAGTCAGGCATGCTCTGAATTCTGTACTGTGCTCATGCTTCAAACATGGTACAAAGCTTGGTTAGAAACAATACTGGACAAATGGAACTGGATAATGGTTGGAAGGGAGCTCATGCTACCTGAAACTTGGTAGGTAAGAAAGGGACAGTTAAAGCTGGGTTCTAGGTCACAAAATGAACTCTAGTCATGCTGTGGAGGCCATTCTGttacatttttctatttaaacatgACAGAATGATGCAAGAATCAGTTTTGAAATACATGAACATGCATTGTGTATTCACTCTTTTGCACAACTGcttgttttcatattattttttgtgtttcttttaaaaataaagaaatgaaaaaattaaacagATAACAAATTCAGTATGTTAATAGCTGAAATGTACACCTTATTCATGAATACTGCATCATTCTTCTAAGAATTAATTCTATTAAACagtaaaaaatgtattaaacagCTGGTCAAGGGAGCAAAAGTCTGATTGCTAAAGCAGCTAGTGGcttttaaaatttatgtcaatTTGGGAAGTAAGATGTCTGGCAGCTTAAAGCAAATGGCAGCTTAATTAATACAGGTGACGACTAATTTAAAAGCTGATTCAATTGTGTTGACAATTTTCCTGATTACTTTAACACAAAGACAAATTGGTAAAATTTACCTTAAAGTTGTATCAATAAtataaatacagaaatatctgTGACAGTACTGAAGCAGGACATAAATACAGTAGAAATATCTGTGACAGTACTGAAGCAGGACATAAATACAGCAGAAATATCTATGACAGTACTGAAGCAGGACATAAATACAGCAGAAATATCTATGACAGTACTGAAGCAGGACATAAATACAGCAGAAATATCTATGACAGTACTGTATCTATGACAGTACTGAAGCAGGACATAAATACAGCAGAAATATCTATGACAGTACTGAAGCAGGACATAAATACAGCAGAAATATCTATGACAGTACTGAAGCAGGACATAAACAATACAGTAGAAATATCTATGACAGTACTGAAGCAGGACATAAACAATACAGTAGAAATATCTATGATAGTACTGAAGCAGGACATAAATACAGCAGAAATATCTATGATAGTACTGAAGCAGGACATAAATACAGCAGAAATATCTATGATAGTACTGAAGCAGGACATAAACAATACAGTAGAAATATCTATGATAGTACTGAAGCAGGACATAAACAATACAGTAGAAATATCTATGATAGTACTGAAGCAGGACATAAAAAATACAGTAGAAATATCTATGATAGTACTGAAGCAGGACATAAACAATACAGTAGAAATATCTATGATAGTACTGAAGCAGGACATAAACAATACAGTAGAAATATCTATGACAGTACTGAAGCAGGACATAAATACAGCAGAAATATCTATGACAGTACTGAAGCAGGACATAAACAATACAGTAGAAATATCTATGACAGTACTGAAGCAGGACATAAACAATACAGTAGAAATATCTATGACAGTACTGAAGCAGGACATAAACAATACAGTAGAAATATCTATGACAGTACTGAAGCAGGACATAAACAATACAGTAGAAATATCTATGACAGTACTGAAGCAGGACATAAACAATACAGTAAAAGAAAATCTATGACAGTACTGAAAGCAGGACATAAACAATACAGTAGAAATATCTATGATAGTACTGAAGCAGGACATAAACAATACAGTAGAAATATCTATGACAGTACTGAAGCAGGACATAAACAATACAGTAGAAATACCTATGACAGTACTGAAGCAGGACATAAATACAGCAGAAATATCTATGATAGTACTGAAGCAGGACATAAACAAGGTGTGTCcaccagtatttttttttttcaaaatgggtgtGCCGATATATCTATGACAGTACTGAAGCAGGACATAAACAAGGTGTGTCcaccagtatttttttttttcaaaatgggtgtGCCGATATATCTATGACAGTACTGAAGCAGGACATAAACAAGGTGTGTCcaccagtatttttttttttcaaaatgggtgtGCCGATATATCTATGACAGTACTGAAGCAGGACATAAACAAGGTGTGTCcaccagtattttttttttcaaaatgggtgtGCCGATATATCTATGACAGTACTGAAGCAGGACATAAACAAGGTGTGTCcaccagtatttttttttttcaaaatgggtgtGCCGATATATCTATGACAGTACTGAAAGCAGGACATAACAAGGTGTGTCcaccagtattttttttttttcaaaatgggtgtGCCGATATATCTATGACAGTACTGAAGCAGGACATAAACAAGGTGTGTCCAccagtatttttttttgcaaaatgggtGTGCCGATATATCTATGACAGTACTGAAGCAGGACATAAACAAGGTGTGtccaccagtttttttttttgcaaaatgggtGTGCCGATATATCTATGACAGTACTGAAGCAGGACATAAACAAGGTGTTGTCcaccagttattttttttttcaaaatgggtgtGCCGATATATCTATGACAGTACTGAAGCAGGACATAAACAAGGTGTGTCcaccagtattttttttttcaaaatgggtgtGCCGATATATCTATGACAGTACTGAAGCAGGACATAAACAAGGTGTGTCCAccagtatctttttttttcaaaatgggcgTGCCGATATATCTATGACAGTACCGAAGCAGGACATAAACAAGGTGTATCcaccagtattttttttttcaaaatgggtgtGCCGATATATCTATGACAGTACCGAAGCAGGACATAAACAAGGTGTGTCcaccagtatttttttttttcaaaatgggtgtGCCGATATATCTATGACAGTACCGAAGCAGGACATAAACAAGGTGTGTCcaccagtatttttttttttcaaaatgggtgtGCCGATATATCTATGACAGTACCAAAGCAGGACATAAACAAGGTGTGTCcaccagtattttttttttttcaaaatgggtgtGCCGATATATCTATGATAGTACTGAAGCAGGACATAAGCAAGGTGTGTCcaccagtattttttttttttcaaaatgggtgtGCCGATATATCTATGATAGTACTGAAGCAGGACATAAACAAGGTGTGTCcaccagtatttttttttttcaaaatcggtGTGCCGATATATCTATGATAGTACTGAAGCAGGACATAAACAAGCTGTGTCcaccagtattttttttttttcaaaatgggtgtGCCGATATATCTATGATAGTAATGAAGCAGGACATAAACAAGGTGTGTAcaccagtattttttttttcaaaatgggtgtGCCTATATTTACCAAAAGTTGCAGCACCATCTTAAGtgcacttaaaaaaaaaatttctgttaaAGAAATTTATCTATACAATATTACGTCATTACTATAAACACATACCCTGCATTCCAAAATGTTACAGTAAAAAGTCTGAACACTACTGAACTGTGCACCCTTAAACTACAAGCAGACTCTAacttaacatacatgtatttcaaaactgAAACTGTATTTCTTGCTTGTCCTTACATGTATGTTCCACATGGGAAGATTACCGGTACTGTACTTAAGGTTATAAAGTAGTGACTGGAGACCAATCTCAGAATGCAACTTTGTCATTggttaatttcaaaaacaaccaaGTATGGCTtgtattttgagactggtctccaagcTCAGCTTTATAGCCTTAGATTCAATTTAcaacaagaaaaacttttaatatttagTTACAACATATAAGTTTTATAACCCAACCCTTTTGCAAAGGCCTTagttaaacaagtgaatgaagtattgccatgtaatacaaagtcctctactggaaggcacctaattttctctactgcagtccccgaaactggttttctaATTACACACAGGTGCAAAGTGTATACATAGTTGTGGTGAGCATGAGGGGCCCATGTGGAACATATTGACACCAGAGTAATACCACTACCTTGTTTTTTTCTTCTCCCTCTTCCTCCTCCTAAACAGAGGGGTAAAATATCATGGGATGGTCAATACGAGGTAAAGTAAAAGGATAGACATTTGGAAAGACTGCCAGAATAATTGTGGCTGGTTCGTGGAAAGATTGCAAGAATAATTGTGGCTGGTTCTAGCCGTACTTGAAGCAAAGTCAGGATAAATTAGCAATGATAAAAACAAGCAAGTTATAGACAGGCTCACAACAGTGGTAATTTCTTTGAAGTACTGGCTGCACAACCTAAAGTTTGAAGTTTAAAAccataatttgagccgtgccatgagaaaaccaacatagtgggtttgtgaccagcaaggatccagtctggtcaggatccatgctgttcgctaatggtttctctaataaaaatattctttgaaagcgaacagcatggatcctgaccagactgcgtggatgcgcaggctggtctggatccatgctggtcgcaaacccacgatgttttctcatggcacggctcatataaagatcACAATGTAGACTATGTAAGATCTAGTTCTGGACAGGAGAGTAACACAACAGGCTACAAGCTGTCTTCACAATCCAGAATGGCACTCAGTTTGCAAAGTagcaaaagaaagagaaaaacaagagctgtcacaggagacagcgcgctcgactatttcgatgctggatagtgaaactgggcacaacTGAGGAAACTGGAGCCGTCAtaggagtgtttaatgactccaatggtggatgaagatattgcacaatagtttgagtctgtataaaaaatactttgatgtcggggcgagtaggacagctctccatacttcgtatagttgaaCTAAAAACTGCTTCCTTAATATTCATCTGATTGAATCCACTTGTTTGTAGTTGGggtgctatattttctggtcctttggcaCATTgaattttactgtaatagaattctgtTTGCTAGTTGGAGTGGTTGTGGTTTCGAGTggtgcaaatttcattacctctcatgaacaaacacAATTAAACCAAGTCTACTATgattttgcttggctgcattctcagattccaaaggatcttatacATTTAATTATAGATATAACACTGAGAAATAATGAAAGCAGTAAAATCTAGTATTGAATAGtcgtaaaaaattaaaaacctctTCTAAAAGCCTTGATTCTTTACTACTTTTAGTACACTGATTTTGTAATTTACAGAATAACACTGCAGAAACTTATACACAATTGTCCTCCACTGCAGAATTgtgttttcaacaattttgaaagaatttcatACTTTTTACCAAAATACTGTCACTAAAATGTCCTTCCCAGAGACAGAACAGCATAAAAATACTCCGCCTCCCCCCACCCACCCTCCACGagccaaaacatcataaatatACTTCCCTGAGACGgaacacaggtggcagtaatATACCTAgcaatggctcattgtcacaggggcaaaacatattcaaaatgactttttggcatttaTTTCCCCCCAAAAATTATCATtctaaacaatatatttaaaagtatatggctcatggacccatactgtatcgtATGTACATCACTTCTTTCTGTGCTCTgagacagaacagaacagaactttataAATACATTTCTGGCAGATAgaactttataaatatattttttgagaTAGAACATCACTAATATATTTCCCTGAGATAAAACATCATAAATATACCAAACAAACTGAAATACAAACCCCTGTCACTTCCACCTGTGCCTGTGATACTTCTGTTTTTGGGGCAAGTTTAAAGAAAGCATCACCGGCTTCATCTTCAAGAGCCTCAGAAAACTGGTCATAATCCTGAAATAGAAATGTTCAATCAATATTATCAGACAATAATCGGGTAATGCAACATTATAAATGTTACAACTGTAAGTATAAAACAATAGCTAATTTGAATGTACCTACATCACCCCTATATGCTTAAAATTTCTAATACTGAATTATGACTATTTTCAGCAAAGTAAAGATCActaagagctgtttgtaaaacacatatgccccaaCCACTATGATGGCATGCTGAAGGCTAGTGTGTATGCAATTCTGTATGGTGTGACTTTGGCTTTTCACCAAATAACCTCAGAAACTCCAGAAATCATCTACTGACTCcaggcaatcatcctaagaagtttgacAGCCAAACACATCTTAAAGTAGAAATGATCTTCAGTTTTTCAGATTACTGTAACTTTGAGCTTTGTCCTACTGATCCCCTAAAAACAATAcagttcatctactgaccacaggcaatcatcctatgttTTCAGGACTGTAGGTCAAAACGTTCTTAGTTGCAAGGTCTGCGTGACCTTGACCCAATAAGCAGTACAGAATGAATAGAACTTACCATCACCTATTGTACTCAGTACCCAACAAATGTTCTCTAGTTTGTTTGGACTGACAGATAGACAGACGCAcatgccatcacataatacgtccgttttttaaaacaggcatataaaaaggaattgtCAGTGACCACTTGCACTATTCGTACGACATTTTTGCTGAAGCAATCAAGCTGTTGGTGTTTCATTTTTATGACAAATTAGTTAATGGATTTATTTGGACTTTTCCCTATTACATATAATCCaatcaaaatgacctttctaacAACTGTTTAGACATGTTGATCCACTAAATCCGAAATGtgttttttcataaatttcagctcttactttattattttatatcattattttaacGGTGTCCagaccttttaaaattttaaaggttcccttagtgaaattttaaaacccaaaatgtaGTTTTCCCTACATAAAATTCTgaatttttgttgaagttttacaAACATATCTGTTAAAATTTCGAAATCAGTACACCGCCAGATCTCTGGACTGTTACAATCTGCCTGTCTAAATCAAAGTCCTGATCTGCCTCTAGAATTAATTTGCTAGTTTTGTACTTACTCCAAGGTATTCACCTCCGTAAAACACCTGTGGAGGTAATGGTGTTTTTCCTGAAGGTGATTTTGCATTTTCTCTCATAAATTGCTTGTCATCCTCTTTAGTTGGGTCAGAAATATCTATTTGTTCGAAAGGAATTTTTCTTGAAGTTAAATAATCCATTATATGTTGCTGATGTTTCCTCaactgtaataaaaaaataacatttttattacacatCTAAATATACAGCTACTTCACTGTAGGTGAGTAATACAGAGATTACTTACATGCATTTAATGTAATAATATATGCATATGCATAGGATATATATACTGCACATAACACAAGAAATACATTCTGCAAATATTAATGTCGATGCatttttcttgcacaccagactgGAATTTCTGGTGATTTCATCGGTGTTGAAAAACACCATCTTTAACCCCAAGACgtaagatgactctcatgctCTTAATGACGTATAACAAACTACATCTCGGCAAATAGCTTATTACTAATGCTAATGTTACATTGTTAAAACATCCGActcaaaataaagattcttgtatcttgtacaTCTTTGTAGTAATTGTGATTTTACATAAAACcagataaaaatcaaaatactgccatagttcctctttgtttctTACAATATATTTCC
This is a stretch of genomic DNA from Mercenaria mercenaria strain notata chromosome 4, MADL_Memer_1, whole genome shotgun sequence. It encodes these proteins:
- the LOC123552522 gene encoding glutamic acid-rich protein-like, with protein sequence MGDNIIKLYLSSVVSNATLRKHQQHIMDYLTSRKIPFEQIDISDPTKEDDKQFMRENAKSPSGKTPLPPQVFYGGEYLGDYDQFSEALEDEAGDAFFKLAPKTEVSQAQVEVTGEEEEGEEKNKVEDEEKLKADEGEKETEDKDKTIEEVAEEDRKKEEEKKEDVKKDETDAKKDAEKKEEEKKEEKVEEEKKDKPLVFKMKKDYDEAEDEDPWAAFETTEEETKDEAKEEEAKKDDKEKETKTEEKKEDDKETKGKKEEEKAETASDIKKPLVFKMKKDYDEDEEEDPWAAFETNEEEVKEESKEEEPKKGDEDSKKDEKKEEVKEESKAEEEKKTEESEDLKKPLVFKRKKDYDEDAEEDPWAAFESTEEEKKEAENKEESKEEKVKEEAKSKESSTAEEVTEEKKAEETKEEKKSEETKEEKKEDEADDSKPEEKTEDSTGAKIEDDTKDSSAKKEDEKEDSKEKTAEDDTTVSKDEQKSEEKKEESKETEEKEQTKDEEKKEETKVEEKGEEPKPEEKTEEPKAEEEKKADDDDDEEDFWATLGKDD